The Castanea sativa cultivar Marrone di Chiusa Pesio chromosome 11, ASM4071231v1 genome contains a region encoding:
- the LOC142616262 gene encoding uncharacterized protein LOC142616262, which translates to METGAEEGSQSNLDKQIWKSIWSLDVPNKYKNLLWRACRESLPTKSNLTRKAIIPTPTYDRCASMAEDTLHSLWGCSGLNVVWDDDRRSFRLREVFADFKHLCGWLMENGKPLELFAVQVWCIWHQRNQSRLQHPCCLTKDLKQAAHERWDEIRSVNPLPNPIRPQPKPKWKAPPLNKYKIKYDGAISNADYKAGIGMVVRDCNGEVMASLIQQLEQAYQPVEVEAIAACKAVEFGSEIGVDCAIVEGFRSDSEGFEEH; encoded by the coding sequence ATGGAGACCGGGGCTGAAGAAGGTTCACAATCGAACTTGGATAAACAAATATGGAAGAGCATTTGGTCATTGGATGTTcccaacaaatacaaaaatctGTTATGGCGTGCATGCAGAGAATCCCTCCCAACAAAGTCCAACCTGACCAGAAAAGCAATCATTCCAACCCCAACCTATGACAGATGTGCTTCAATGGCAGAGGACACGCTACACTCTCTGTGGGGTTGCTCAGGCTTGAACGTGGTTTGGGATGATGATAGGCGGAGCTTTCGGTTAAGGGAAGTTTTCGCTGATTTCAAGCACCTATGCGGATGGTTAATGGAGAATGGGAAGCCTCTTGAGCTCTTTGCTGTCCAAGTATGGTGTATATGGCACCAAAGAAATCAGTCACGGCTGCAACATCCTTGCTGCCTAACTAAGGACCTGAAGCAAGCTGCACATGAGCGTTGGGATGAGATCAGATCAGTCAATCCTCTGCCAAACCCGATCAGACCACAGCCCAAGCCAAAATGGAAAGCCCCACCTCTGAacaaatataagataaaatatGATGGAGCAATCTCAAATGCAGACTACAAGGCAGGGATTGGAATGGTTGTTCGTGACTGCAATGGTGAGGTAATGGCATCCTTAATTCAGCAATTGGAGCAAGCATACCAGCCCGTAGAAGTGGAAGCAATTGCTGCGTGCAAAGCAGTGGAGTTTGGCAGCGAGATTGGAGTGGACTGTGCTATTGTTGAGGGATTCAGAAGTGATAGTGAAGGCTTTGAGGAACACTGA